CTCCGGCACCAGCGAGTGGCTGCGTGCGGCGGCACGGGCCACCGCGGCCGCCCTGCCCGCCGGCCGGTCGCTGGAACTGCCCGGCTCCTGGCACCGGATCGACATGGACGTCCTGGGCCGGACCCTCGCCGAGTTCGCCACGGCCTGAGCACCGCCTCTGCTCGCTCCCCCACGCCATCCCCCGTCCAGGAGGGCCCCACCGTGACCACAGCGCACACCCCGGCCACCAGGACCGGCCCCGCCGGGGCAGCCGCCGGTGCGGGCGGCGCCACCGTGTGGCTGACCGGGCTGCCCAGCGCGGGCAAGTCCACCCTCGCCCGTGCCCTCGCCCGACGGCTGCACGTCACCGGCCGCCGCGTCGAGGTCCTCGACGGCGACGAGATCCGCGGACTGCTCTGCGCGGGCCTCGGCTTCGGCCGCGCGGACCGGCACACCAACGTGCAGCGCATCGGCTTCGTCGCCGAACTCCTCGCCCGCAACGGCGTCACGGCACTGGTCCCGGTGATCGCCCCGTACGCGGAGAGCCGCGACGCGGTCCGCGAGCGCCACGAGGCGAACGGCACGCCGTATGTGGAAGTGCACGTGGCCACCCCCGTCGAGGTGTGCTCGGTGCGCGACGTCAAGGGCCTGTACGCCAAGCAGGCGGCGGGTGAGCTGACGGGGCTGACCGGCGTCGACGACCCGTACGAGGTTCCAGGGACGCCGGAGCTGCGGATCCGGACACAGGGCAGGACGGTGGCCGACACCGCCGCCGAACTGCACACCTTTCTGACCGAGAGGGGCCTGGCATGACGGTAGCGCCGCAACTGCGCGAGGCGGTGCCCGAGGACGTTGAGGCACTCCCCCACCTCGATGCTCTCGAGTCGGAGGCGGTGCACATCTTCCGTGAGGTGGCGGGTGAGTTCGAGCGGCCGGTGATCCTGTTCTCCGGCGGCAAGGACTCCATCCTCATGCTGCACCTCGCGCTGAAGGCGTTCGCGCCCGCGGCGGTGCCGTTCTCGCTGCTGCACGTGGACACCGGGCACAACTTCCCCGAGGTCCTCGACTACCGCGACCGCACCGTCGAACGGCACGGGCTGCGGCTGCACGTCGCCTCCGTGCAGGACTACATCGACCGCGGCGTCCTGCGCGAGCGTGCGGACGGCACCCGCAACCCGCTGCAGACGCTGCCGCTGACCGAGAAGATCCAGGCCGAACAGTTCGACGCCGTCTTCGGCGGCGGACGCCGCGACGAGGAGAAGGCCCGCGCCAAGGAGCGGGTGTTCTCGCTGCGCGACGAGTTCTCCCAGTGGGACCCGCGCCGCCAGCGCCCCGAACTGTGGAACCTCTACAACGGCCGCCACGCCCCCGGCGAACACGTCCGCGTCTTCCCCCTGTCCAACTGGACCGAGCTGGACGTGTGGCAGTACATCGCCCGCGAGAACATCGAACTGCCCGCCATCTACTACGCCCACGAACGCGAGGTGTTCGCCCGCGCCGGGATGTGGCTGACCGCGGGTGAGTGGGGCGGCCCCAGGGCCGGCGAAGCCGTGGAGAAGCGGCTGGTGCGCTACCGCACCGTCGGTGACATGTCCTGCACCGGCGCCGTCGACTCCGACGCCGACAGCATCGAGAAGGTCATCGCCGAGATCGCCGTCACCCGGCTCACCGAACGCGGCGCCACCCGCGCCGACGACAAGATGTCCGAGGCCGCGATGGAAGACCGCAAGCGCGAGGGGTACTTCTAGACATGACCCGCACCACCGAACCCACCGGAGCCCTGTCCATCTGGCAGCTGTCCGAGACGACGCTGCTGCGGTTCGCCACCGCCGGCTCCGTCGACGACGGCAAGTCCACCCTCGTCGGACGCCTCCTGCACGACTCCAAGTCGGTCCTCACCGACCAGCTGGAGGCCGTGGAGCGGGCCTCCGCGAGCCGCGGCCAAAACGCCCCCGACCTCGCCCTGCTCACCGACGGCCTGCGCGCCGAACGCGAACAGGGCATCACCATCGACGTCGCCTACCGCTACTTCGCCACCCCCAGGCGCCGCTTCATCCTCGCCGACACCCCCGGACACGTGCAGTACACGCGGAACATGGTCACCGGCGCCTCCACCGCCGAGCTGACGGTGATCCTGGTCGACGCCCGCAACGGGGTCGTGGAACAGACCCGCCGGCATGCGGCCATCGCCGCGCTGCTGCGGGTGCCGCACGTCGTCCTCGCCGTGAACAAGATGGACCTGGTCGACTACCGCGAGCCCGTGTTCGCCGCGATCGCCGAGGAGTTCACCGCCTACGCCACCGAGCTGGGCGTCCCCGAGGTCACCGCGATCCCCATCTCCGCACTGGCCGGGGACAACGTCGTCGAGCCCTCCGCGGTCATGGACTGGTACGGCGGACCCACCGTGCTGGAGCACCTGGAGACCGTGCCGGTCAGCCACGACCTCGCAAACTGCCACGCCCGGCTGCCCGTCCAGTACGTGATCCGCCCGCAGAGCGCCGAACATCCCGACTACCGGGGGTACGCCGGTCAGATCGCCGCGGGCACCTTCCGCGTCGGCGACGAGATCACCGTCCTGCCCTCCGGACGCACCTCGAAGGTGTCCGGGATCGACCTGCTCGGGGTGCCGGTCCAGGAGGCCTGGACGCCGCAGTCGGTGACGCTGCTGCTCGAGGACGACATCGACGTCTCCCGCGGCGACCTGATCGTGCCCCGCAAGGACGCCCCCGCCACCAGCCAGGACGTCGAGGCCACCGTCTGCCACGTCGCCGACGCCCCCCTCACCGTCGGCCACCGGGTCCTGCTCAAACACGGCACCCGCACCGTCAAGGCAATCGTCAAGGACATCCCGGCCCGCCTCACCCTCGACGACCTGTCCCTGCACCCGCACCCCGGACAGCTCGCCGCCAACGACATCGGCCGGGTCACCATCCGCACCGCCGAACCCCTGCCCGCCGACTCCTACGCCGACTCCCGCCGCACCGGCTCCTTCATCCTCATCGACCCCAGCGACGGCACCACCCTCACCGCCGGCATGGCCGGTGAGTCCTTCGCCACGCCGGAGCCGGTCAAAGACGAGGCGGACGAAGACGGGTGGGACTTCTGAGCATGAACTCCCCTGACTTCTACTCCACGTTCGCAAAGGAGGGCGGCCGCGTCGGCAGCGGTGCCCTCGGCAGCGGGCAGGGCGGAGTGGCGCGATGTGCGCGCTGACGTACGCGCACTGCCCGCGCGCCCACACCCCCCACCCGCACAGCCGAAGACAAGCCGACCTCCCGGCCACGACCTGACACCTCGGACGACCCGACAGGCGTGAGAGCCGGACCAACGAGAGGAACACCTCCCGTGCCTGCCACCACCGCCCTGCGCCGCACCGTCGCGGTCCTGGCCGCCCTGCCGCTGCTGGCGCTCGCCGCCTGCGGGTACGGCTCCCAGGCCGAGAAGGACGACGGGGCCAAGGTCGCCGCCGGTGCCGAGAAGACCGACGGTCTGGACTCCGTCCGGATCGGCTACTTCGGCAACGTCACCCACGCCACGGCGCTGGTCGGCAACCAGAAGGGCTTCTTCCAGAAAGCCCTGGGCGCCACCGAGGCCAAGTACGCCACCTTCAACGCGGGCCCCTCCGAGATCGAGGCGCTGAACTCCGGTTCCATCGACATCGGCTGGATCGGCCCCTCCCCCTCGATCAACGGCTACACCAAGTCCGGCGGCAAGAACCTCCGCATCATCGGCGGCTCCGCCTCCGGCGGCGTCAAACTGGTGGTGAACCCGGACAAGATCAAGTCGCTGAAGGACGTCAAGGGCAAGCGCATCGCCACCCCGCAGCTCGGCAACACCCAGGACGTCGCCTTCCTGAACTGGATCGCCGAGCAGGGCTGGAAGACCGACGCGCAGTCCGGCAAGGGCGACGTGACCGTCGTGCGCAGCGACAACAAGGTCACACCCGACGCCTACAAGTCCGGTTCCCTGGACGGCGCCTGGGTGCCCGAGCCGACCGCGTCGAAGCTGGTCGCCGAGGGCGGCAAGGTACTGCTGGACGAGTCGACGCTGTGGCCCAACAAGAAGTTCGTGATCACGAACATCATCGTGTCGCAGAAGTTCCTCACCGAACACCCGAAGGCTGTCGAGGCGGTGCTGAAGGCCTCGGTCGACACCAACGCGTGGATCAAGGCCAACCCCGACGAGGCCAAGGCCGCCGCCAACAAGCAGCTGGAGAAGGACACCGGCAAGGCCCTGCCCGCCGACGTCCTCGACCCGGCGTGGAAGTCGATCCAGCTCACCGACGACCCGCTGGCCGCCACCCTCGACGCCCAGGCCGAACACGCCGTCAAGGCCGGCCTGCTCGACCAGCCCGACCTGGGCGGCATCTACGACCTCACACTGCTCAACAAGGTCCTCAAGGCCAAGGGCAAGCCCACCGTCGACGACGCCGGACTCGGCCGCCGGCCCTAGCAGCCGGCGCCGATCACGCCCAGGGACCAGGACCAGGGACCAGGAGGTTCGACCGACCATGGCCACGACCACGACCCCGCCCGTCGCCGAGGACACCCGGGCCGGTGAAGCCGGCACCGCCGGGAAGGCCGCGGCCACCACCGCGCGCGCCGCCCGTATCGAGCATGTCTCGAAGTC
The Streptomyces sp. NBC_01723 genome window above contains:
- the cysC gene encoding adenylyl-sulfate kinase: MTTAHTPATRTGPAGAAAGAGGATVWLTGLPSAGKSTLARALARRLHVTGRRVEVLDGDEIRGLLCAGLGFGRADRHTNVQRIGFVAELLARNGVTALVPVIAPYAESRDAVRERHEANGTPYVEVHVATPVEVCSVRDVKGLYAKQAAGELTGLTGVDDPYEVPGTPELRIRTQGRTVADTAAELHTFLTERGLA
- the cysD gene encoding sulfate adenylyltransferase subunit CysD, whose protein sequence is MTVAPQLREAVPEDVEALPHLDALESEAVHIFREVAGEFERPVILFSGGKDSILMLHLALKAFAPAAVPFSLLHVDTGHNFPEVLDYRDRTVERHGLRLHVASVQDYIDRGVLRERADGTRNPLQTLPLTEKIQAEQFDAVFGGGRRDEEKARAKERVFSLRDEFSQWDPRRQRPELWNLYNGRHAPGEHVRVFPLSNWTELDVWQYIARENIELPAIYYAHEREVFARAGMWLTAGEWGGPRAGEAVEKRLVRYRTVGDMSCTGAVDSDADSIEKVIAEIAVTRLTERGATRADDKMSEAAMEDRKREGYF
- a CDS encoding aliphatic sulfonate ABC transporter substrate-binding protein — encoded protein: MPATTALRRTVAVLAALPLLALAACGYGSQAEKDDGAKVAAGAEKTDGLDSVRIGYFGNVTHATALVGNQKGFFQKALGATEAKYATFNAGPSEIEALNSGSIDIGWIGPSPSINGYTKSGGKNLRIIGGSASGGVKLVVNPDKIKSLKDVKGKRIATPQLGNTQDVAFLNWIAEQGWKTDAQSGKGDVTVVRSDNKVTPDAYKSGSLDGAWVPEPTASKLVAEGGKVLLDESTLWPNKKFVITNIIVSQKFLTEHPKAVEAVLKASVDTNAWIKANPDEAKAAANKQLEKDTGKALPADVLDPAWKSIQLTDDPLAATLDAQAEHAVKAGLLDQPDLGGIYDLTLLNKVLKAKGKPTVDDAGLGRRP
- a CDS encoding sulfate adenylyltransferase subunit 1, whose product is MTRTTEPTGALSIWQLSETTLLRFATAGSVDDGKSTLVGRLLHDSKSVLTDQLEAVERASASRGQNAPDLALLTDGLRAEREQGITIDVAYRYFATPRRRFILADTPGHVQYTRNMVTGASTAELTVILVDARNGVVEQTRRHAAIAALLRVPHVVLAVNKMDLVDYREPVFAAIAEEFTAYATELGVPEVTAIPISALAGDNVVEPSAVMDWYGGPTVLEHLETVPVSHDLANCHARLPVQYVIRPQSAEHPDYRGYAGQIAAGTFRVGDEITVLPSGRTSKVSGIDLLGVPVQEAWTPQSVTLLLEDDIDVSRGDLIVPRKDAPATSQDVEATVCHVADAPLTVGHRVLLKHGTRTVKAIVKDIPARLTLDDLSLHPHPGQLAANDIGRVTIRTAEPLPADSYADSRRTGSFILIDPSDGTTLTAGMAGESFATPEPVKDEADEDGWDF